Genomic DNA from Aminobacterium mobile DSM 12262:
AGAATTCCGAACTCTTTTCCTGCTTCCATGATGGCATCCCACACCTTAGGGCCATCATTCCACGGTACGTAAATTTCGAAACCATCTTCTCCTGTGTAGCCTGTTCGGGAGACAAGGGCCTTGGCTCCCGCTACGTCCACATTTTCTACAAAGCGAAAGAAACCGAGATCCTTGGGATCGAACTTCGCAATTTTCGCAAGGATTGCTTCTGCTTTGGGGCCCTGAAGAGCAACCTCGCTATATTGCGGAGAAAGGTCTTCCACAGAAGCTCCCTCTCTTACATGGTCTTGTAGCCACATAACATCCTTTTCTGTGTTGGAAGCGTTGATAACGAGGAAATAATTCTCTTTGGAAACTTTGTAGATCAAAAGGTCGTCTACAACTCCTCCGTTGGGGTAGCACATGAAAGTATAGATGACCTGTCCTTCTTCCATAGCGGTAACATCGTTGCTCATCATGTACTGAAGCCATTCCTCAGCCTTAGGACCCGTAACCCGTACCTCTCCCATGTGTGAAACATCGAAAATACCGGCTGCAGATCGCACTCTCCGATGCTCTTCGACTATTCCTGCCTCGTAATGGACAGGAAGTTCCCAGCCGCCAAAATCGACCATTTTCCCATTATGGGCTAGGTGCTTTTCATATAGCGCTGTTTGTCTCACAACCTCACCTCCATGTCATGTTAAAACATCTTGGCCCACTCTGTTTCAAGCCAAGTTGCCAAATCGTCTACTTCTTGGGGAATAGAACCTTTATAGTCTCTTCGCAATGCCTGTGCTAAATCAGTTCCATTAAGAGGAATGCCCTGGAAACAGGGAGCCAAATTGGCAATAAGCTCTGCATCCATCGCATCGGAATAGACGACACTGCGACTCACGTTTCCTCCCTGAACGTGAAAACCTACTTGTACGTGCCCCCACTCAAAACGATGTTCCAATTCCACATCAAAGTCGGGAGTACGACCATAAATCCATGATGCGCTTTGATATTTTTCATAAAGCTTCTGCATGGGGAGTGTATGACTGAGTTCTTCCAGTGATAATTCGTCGCCTTTCCCGCCATATTCTGCAAGAAAAGCTGTTTGTAAGGCTTCTTTGAGTTTCGGAATTGTTAAAGAAGAATTTATCTCTTTTAAGTTAATGACGCGAGAACGCACTGAATCTATCCCTTTAGCCTGGAGTTTCGCGGTAGGTGGCTGAAGATAACGAGCCATTCTCTCTATGTCCACATCAACTAAGAGTGTTCCATGATGGTAGCGACCAGCTTTCCCCATATAGAAAGCATTTCCTGAAAACTTTCGTTCGTCCACGAAAATATCGTTTCTACCACCGAAATACGCAGGTATATTCAGTAACCGAAGCCCCGCGATAATAACCTTAATTTGTCGAATAAAGTCATAAGTAAGGGGAGATGCAAGAAAGGTAAAGTTCAGATTCCCAAGATCATGATAAACAGCACCCCCACCGGAGAGGCGCCGAGCTAATTTCCCATTTTCCGCTGATAGGAGAGTTGTTCTACATTCCTTCCACGCATTCTGATTCCGTCCTATTACCACAGTATGCTGGTTTTGCCAAAGATACAACATCACTCCACGGTCAGCTACTTGGGAGAGGAGATATTCCTCAAGGGCTAGGTTCATCCATGGGTCGAAAAAAGGAGATTCGGCGAGAAAAGTTTTCACGTTCGACACGTTCTACGGCACCCCCTGAAACAAAAAGCCCCAGCTTATTTCCTTTTTTGAGGCCACGCTTTGAAGCTCCCGACCACTCAACCAGGACTCGCTTTTTTGCGACATTTTGGGGCTCAAGGTATTATGTTATTTAAGATACAAACTACTTAGTGCAATGAATAACTTAAGTCTATCGAATATTGAGTTAAAGTCAACGTGCAGAACAGTAGAAAATAAATTCAGAATTAACGGGCAATTCATGGAACGTATCCTATGATGATTATATGCTATAGTGAAACTATATGGTCATATGACAAGCTATTTTCATGAATGTTAATTATACTACAAATACATGAGGTACAGTAAAAAGGAGGAACGTGCTATATGAACAGGAAGTTAGGGTTGTTTATTTCAGTGCTTCTTCTATCGTTGGTCTGCATTTTGCCCTTGCAGGCTTGGGGCGGAGACCTTGTTGTCTATTCAAGCGTCGATGAGGAAAACGCTCGTCACCTTCTTGAGTCGTTTTCACAAGATACTGGTGTGAAGGTCCAGATGGTTTTTCTGTCTTCAGGGCCAGCTTTGAGCCGTATCGAGGCAGAAAAAGCGAACCCTCAGGCTGATGTTTGGTTTGGAGCCCCTAATGAGAACCATATTGTGGCTAAAGATCGAGGTTTGACTCAGTCATACCTTTCTCCCGAGGCAGCAAATCTGGCTTCTAATTTTAAAGATGAGGAAGGGTATTGGCATGCTTTTTATATGAATCCTATAGGGATTGGTGTTTTGCCGGATGCTCTGGAAGAAGAGGGAATTTCTATTCCGAGTTCATGGGAAGATCTTAAAAACACAAAGTTAAAGGGAATGATCCAGATGCCTTCTCCGCAGGCTTCTGGAACGGCATTTGCCATTATGATGAATCTTATATCTATTTACGGTGAAGATGGTGCCTTTGAGTATATGAAAGCTCTTAATCCTAACATTCAGACCTACACCCAGAGTGGCACAGGCCCCAGCAAGAACTTAGCCATAAAAGAAGCAAAAGTAGCCATTCAGTTTACTCCTGCTTTCTTGAAACTTGTGGATGAAGGCTTCCCAGCAAAAGTAATATTCCCTGAAGAAGGGGTTGGGTATGAGGCTGCGGCTCTTTCCATTTTGCAAGGAGCTAAAAACATAGACGAAGCGAAGAAACTTGTAGATTGGATTCTGTCGAAACAGGGACAACAGGCTTTAAGTGAGAACAAAACTTATTTCTTCCCTGTGCGAAGCGATGTATCGGCAGGTGCAGGTTTGCCGGCTCTCGCAGAGATCAAATTGGTGGACTACGATAGAGAAGCTGCGGCTAAAGATAAGGATCGCCTGATTGAACGTTGGGTAACAGAGGTCCTTGGACAATAGTCTTTGTTAAAAATTACAGGGGTCGGGAGCTTTCTCCCGCCCCTTTTTTCAGGAGGTCCTTTTATGGTGCCTTTTCGACGAGCTCGGCGTGAATTGCAGTTGCTCTGGCGAGATCCTCTACTCGCTTTCCTCGTTGCTCTTGTTGCAATTTCCTTGCTTATATTTGTGTTGTATCCTCTCATTTCTGTCCTTTTAAAAAGTTTCCAAACTCAGGCGGGTGTTTTTTCTTTCGCTAATTACCGACGTTTTTTTACGTTCCGTTATTTGCGGAGCGCTCTTGTAAATAGCCTTTTAGTGGGTTTCTTTACAGGAATTATAGGAGTTTTCATTGGGTATATAGCTGCTTTTACTGTTACTCGTACGGCTATCCCTTGTAAACGGCTTCTTCATGTCCTTTTTATTCTTCCTATTATTTCCCCTCCTTTTACCAGTTCTCTATCCATTCTTATGTTATTCGGTGCCAATGGACTGGTCACGAAGGGTGTTTTGGGGTTGAAAAATTTTAGCATCTATGGCTTTAAGGGAGTATTGTTATCTCAGGTCTTTACTTTTGCTCCAGTCGCATACCTTACTCTTCGTGGTGTATTAGAATCTCTCAATCCTACCTTGGAGGATGCAGCGATGAATGTCGGGGCTTCTCGATGGCAGACTTTTATTAAAGTTACTTTTCCATTAAGTTTGCCGGGGATTGCGAGCGCTTTTCTCGTTGTTCTTATTGAATCCCTCGCAGATTTTGGGAACCCTCTGGTTCTTGCTGGGAGCAGATTTCCCATGCTCTCCACTCAGGCCTATCTCGAAATTACAGGCTCCTTCAATCTGCCTTTAGGAGCTGCACTTGCTGTAGTGTTGCTTATCCCGTCTATTACTGCTTTTGCTGTTCAGCGTTATTACCTTGAAAAACGACAATATACCACGGTTACTGGCAAGCCTGTCTCTTCCTCGTCCAAATTAGTGAGCCGTGGGGCAAGAAAATGCCTTCAGTCTTTTGTGATTGTTTTTGCCTCTCTCGTCTTGCTTTTTTACGGTACTATCTTCTTGGGAGCTGTAACGCAGGTGTGGGGATATGATTTCTCCCTTACTTTTAAACATTTTGCCTATGCTTTAGGTGTAGGCTTCGGTGCCATTAAAGATACTCTTGTTGTAGCTGCTTTAGCTACACCTGTCTCTGGATTGTTGGGGATGCTCATAGCCTTCATGGTTGTTCGCTTGACCTTTCCCGGAAAGGGAGCATTGGAATTCCTTTCTATTTTGAATTTTGCAGTACCTGGGACGGTGGTGGGCATTGGGTATATTTTAGCCTTCAACAAAAAACCAATTCTTCTTATTGGTACCCTCGCCATTCTTGTTTTAAATTTTATTTTTCGATATATTCCAGTTGGGATCCAGTCTGGAGTTGCTGTCTTGAGACAAATTGATCCCACTATAGAAGAAGCGGCGCGAAATTTAGGCGCAGACGGTGTTACGACATTTAGAAAAATTACTCTTCCCCTCATAGCACCGGCTTTTTTCTCCGGGCTTGTCTTTGCCTTTGTAAGAGCGATGACAGCTATTAGTGCTGCTATTTTCCTTGTTTCTGCTCGATGGAATCTCTTGACAGTTCAAATACTTAACGAAGTGGGATCGGGGAGATTGGGAGTGGCAGCAGCCTTTAGCGTTATTTTGGTCGCGATTGTGCTTTGTGCCATTGTCGTGATTAGCCGGCTGGTGCTTGGCCGATCTGGCGGTATTAAAGCGATGGAAATTTCGAAGGAGCTGTAAATCATGGAACTTCGCATAGAGAATCTGGTGAAGGAATTTGGTAGTTACGATGATCCGGCTAGCCGTTTCTTAGCGGTGAATCATGTCTCTCTTCATGTTAAAGAAGGAGAGCTTGTAACGTTATTAGGTCCTAGCGGTTGTGGCAAAACTACGTTACTTCGAATGATCGCTGGTTTTGAAGATCCTACAGAGGGAGATATTTTTTTCGGAACGAAAAGAGTTAATGATGTAGCGCCTAATCATAGGAATGCCACTATGGTCTTTCAATCGTACGCTATTTTCCCCCACCTCAATGTATATGAAAATATAGCCTTTGGGCTTCGTCTCAAAGGACAGTCTGACCAAGAGGTGGAGAAGAGAATGAGGCAGGTGCTGGATCTAGTAGGACTAGCTGAGTTAGAGCGCCGCCAGCCTAATCAATTGTCAGGGGGGCAACAACAACGAGTAGCTTTGGCGAGGGCTATTATTATGGAGCCACAGCTTCTGCTTTTCGATGAGCCCCTTTCCAATCTTGATGCGAAGTTGCGAGAGCAGATGCGTATCGAAATTCGAAGTCTCCAGAAGCGCCTAGGTATTACGAGTGTTTATGTTACTCATGACCAGGCTGAAGCAATGAGCATCTCGGATCGTGTTGTGGTCATGAACCAAGGGAAAATTGAACAGGTGGGAACTCCTCAGGATCTTTATGCAAAACCAGCCAATATATTTGTGGCAGCTTTTATTGGCAAGGTCAATTTTATCCCAGCTACTGTTCTAGACGAAAATACAGTTCAGATCGGAAATTCTGCAGTGCATATAAAAAGCGTACCCCCTCAAAGCAGGCAGGGGGAAAAAGTTTTGGCAACAGTTCGGCCAGAAGGTATCTTTCTTCGTCGTGATACTGCGGGGGACGGGAACGGAGTGGTTGTTCGGCGTACGTTCTTAGGAACCATTATTGAATATGAAATAAAAACGAATAGTATGAAAGATTCTATGATCGTTCATATGGTGAATCCTCTTACTAACGACTTCTTCCAAGTAGGAGAATCAGTAGCGTATCTTTTCAAAGAAGGAGCTCTTCATTTGCTGAGATCGGAATAATAAATGGTTCACGGTTACTCTTTTTGATTAATTTAATATCTGGCAAGAAATGGCGGCGTATTTTTCATAGCAATAATGTAGTTCCCTTGTATTTCCCCTTATATGTGCTAGAAATTTACCTTGCACATATTAAATTCAGAAGTTCTTCTGAAGGAATAGCTACAAAGTATTTGTTTAAGGGAATGGGGGCCAAACGTTTTTTAAGAGACGCTTCTTCATACTGGCAATTTTCAAGTTTTTTTTCGAGTTCCCCGATATTTTCATCACCG
This window encodes:
- the gcvT gene encoding glycine cleavage system aminomethyltransferase GcvT, with protein sequence MRQTALYEKHLAHNGKMVDFGGWELPVHYEAGIVEEHRRVRSAAGIFDVSHMGEVRVTGPKAEEWLQYMMSNDVTAMEEGQVIYTFMCYPNGGVVDDLLIYKVSKENYFLVINASNTEKDVMWLQDHVREGASVEDLSPQYSEVALQGPKAEAILAKIAKFDPKDLGFFRFVENVDVAGAKALVSRTGYTGEDGFEIYVPWNDGPKVWDAIMEAGKEFGILPAGLGCRDSLRFEAGLPLYGHELGAHITPLEAGLGFFVKLDTAFIGRDCLAAMKEKGVPRKTVALEMVDKGIPREHYEVRAKGQTIGRVTTGGYSPSLEKSIALALVEADAANEEEMLIVIHGKEKKAKKVKKPFYQKHYKR
- a CDS encoding lipoate--protein ligase, with product MSNVKTFLAESPFFDPWMNLALEEYLLSQVADRGVMLYLWQNQHTVVIGRNQNAWKECRTTLLSAENGKLARRLSGGGAVYHDLGNLNFTFLASPLTYDFIRQIKVIIAGLRLLNIPAYFGGRNDIFVDERKFSGNAFYMGKAGRYHHGTLLVDVDIERMARYLQPPTAKLQAKGIDSVRSRVINLKEINSSLTIPKLKEALQTAFLAEYGGKGDELSLEELSHTLPMQKLYEKYQSASWIYGRTPDFDVELEHRFEWGHVQVGFHVQGGNVSRSVVYSDAMDAELIANLAPCFQGIPLNGTDLAQALRRDYKGSIPQEVDDLATWLETEWAKMF
- a CDS encoding ABC transporter substrate-binding protein, producing MNRKLGLFISVLLLSLVCILPLQAWGGDLVVYSSVDEENARHLLESFSQDTGVKVQMVFLSSGPALSRIEAEKANPQADVWFGAPNENHIVAKDRGLTQSYLSPEAANLASNFKDEEGYWHAFYMNPIGIGVLPDALEEEGISIPSSWEDLKNTKLKGMIQMPSPQASGTAFAIMMNLISIYGEDGAFEYMKALNPNIQTYTQSGTGPSKNLAIKEAKVAIQFTPAFLKLVDEGFPAKVIFPEEGVGYEAAALSILQGAKNIDEAKKLVDWILSKQGQQALSENKTYFFPVRSDVSAGAGLPALAEIKLVDYDREAAAKDKDRLIERWVTEVLGQ
- a CDS encoding ABC transporter permease; amino-acid sequence: MVPFRRARRELQLLWRDPLLAFLVALVAISLLIFVLYPLISVLLKSFQTQAGVFSFANYRRFFTFRYLRSALVNSLLVGFFTGIIGVFIGYIAAFTVTRTAIPCKRLLHVLFILPIISPPFTSSLSILMLFGANGLVTKGVLGLKNFSIYGFKGVLLSQVFTFAPVAYLTLRGVLESLNPTLEDAAMNVGASRWQTFIKVTFPLSLPGIASAFLVVLIESLADFGNPLVLAGSRFPMLSTQAYLEITGSFNLPLGAALAVVLLIPSITAFAVQRYYLEKRQYTTVTGKPVSSSSKLVSRGARKCLQSFVIVFASLVLLFYGTIFLGAVTQVWGYDFSLTFKHFAYALGVGFGAIKDTLVVAALATPVSGLLGMLIAFMVVRLTFPGKGALEFLSILNFAVPGTVVGIGYILAFNKKPILLIGTLAILVLNFIFRYIPVGIQSGVAVLRQIDPTIEEAARNLGADGVTTFRKITLPLIAPAFFSGLVFAFVRAMTAISAAIFLVSARWNLLTVQILNEVGSGRLGVAAAFSVILVAIVLCAIVVISRLVLGRSGGIKAMEISKEL
- a CDS encoding ABC transporter ATP-binding protein, which produces MELRIENLVKEFGSYDDPASRFLAVNHVSLHVKEGELVTLLGPSGCGKTTLLRMIAGFEDPTEGDIFFGTKRVNDVAPNHRNATMVFQSYAIFPHLNVYENIAFGLRLKGQSDQEVEKRMRQVLDLVGLAELERRQPNQLSGGQQQRVALARAIIMEPQLLLFDEPLSNLDAKLREQMRIEIRSLQKRLGITSVYVTHDQAEAMSISDRVVVMNQGKIEQVGTPQDLYAKPANIFVAAFIGKVNFIPATVLDENTVQIGNSAVHIKSVPPQSRQGEKVLATVRPEGIFLRRDTAGDGNGVVVRRTFLGTIIEYEIKTNSMKDSMIVHMVNPLTNDFFQVGESVAYLFKEGALHLLRSE